A single genomic interval of Methylophilales bacterium MBRSF5 harbors:
- a CDS encoding dTDP-4-dehydrorhamnose reductase: protein MKILITGINGQVGHALMRELTEHELIGLTRQDCDLTNLDKIKQVIDQHQPDLIINPAAYTKVDQAEDEPELAFKINQDAPKVMAEKASEYNIPLIHFSTDYVFNGEKKEAYVENDPTHPLGIYGQSKCAGEEAIQEVGRLTYIFRTSWVYSNIGHNFYLTMKKLSQEREELKVVADQFGVPTSNQFIAEQVKCIIPLLSEINTGIYHLVPDGSCSWHEFANEIIGQTNPKFNLDNLHPISTHEFPTKTKRPANSVLSNDKIKKSFGLSFNDWSQELNKIIHG from the coding sequence ATGAAGATCTTAATCACGGGCATCAATGGTCAGGTGGGGCATGCCTTAATGCGTGAACTCACCGAGCATGAATTAATTGGCCTCACCCGACAAGATTGCGACCTGACCAATTTAGATAAAATCAAACAAGTCATCGACCAGCACCAACCGGATCTGATCATCAACCCCGCGGCATACACGAAAGTGGATCAGGCTGAGGACGAGCCTGAGTTGGCTTTTAAAATAAACCAAGACGCACCCAAGGTGATGGCGGAAAAGGCAAGCGAATATAATATCCCACTCATTCACTTCTCGACCGACTACGTATTCAATGGCGAGAAAAAAGAGGCTTACGTTGAGAATGATCCCACCCATCCCTTAGGCATTTATGGGCAGTCCAAGTGCGCGGGCGAGGAGGCGATTCAAGAAGTCGGTCGGTTAACTTATATCTTCAGAACCAGCTGGGTGTATTCTAACATCGGGCACAACTTCTACCTCACCATGAAAAAGTTAAGCCAAGAACGAGAAGAACTCAAGGTGGTGGCAGACCAATTTGGTGTTCCGACCTCCAACCAATTTATTGCCGAGCAAGTCAAATGTATCATCCCGCTACTCTCTGAAATAAATACCGGGATCTATCACCTGGTGCCGGATGGGTCTTGTTCCTGGCATGAGTTTGCGAATGAAATTATTGGTCAAACGAATCCAAAATTTAATCTGGATAATTTACATCCCATTTCAACTCATGAGTTCCCAACAAAAACCAAACGGCCGGCGAATAGTGTGTTGAGTAATGATAAAATCAAAAAATCTTTTGGCTTAAGTTTTAATGATTGGTCACAAGAGTTAAATAAAATTATTCATGGATAA
- a CDS encoding hemoglobin domain protein: MGRVILFNSFVAISFIFATIFSQSVLAEDKKESLYTRLGGIYNIAITVDHLVDKLYTNHALNANPNIKNVHDQIHTKAGFKVWLTNWVAKRTGGPDVYKPDEFGRGKNMKDSHPHLKITDREFDIIMTECLQTFYNFNVPDQEISELMADLQSFRDDIVTNPTEGYKSPYQIQEKYRN; encoded by the coding sequence ATGGGAAGAGTAATTTTATTTAACTCATTTGTTGCAATAAGTTTTATTTTTGCAACAATTTTTAGTCAATCTGTATTAGCTGAAGATAAAAAAGAGAGTTTGTACACGAGATTAGGTGGTATCTATAATATCGCAATCACAGTGGACCACTTGGTTGATAAACTCTATACAAATCATGCACTTAATGCTAATCCGAACATTAAAAATGTTCATGACCAAATTCATACTAAAGCGGGTTTTAAAGTTTGGTTAACCAATTGGGTTGCAAAAAGAACTGGAGGTCCAGATGTTTATAAACCTGATGAATTTGGTAGAGGTAAAAATATGAAAGATTCACACCCACATCTAAAAATTACAGATCGTGAATTTGACATTATTATGACCGAATGTTTACAAACATTCTATAACTTCAATGTACCTGATCAAGAGATATCTGAATTAATGGCTGATCTTCAAAGCTTTAGGGATGATATTGTAACTAACCCTACAGAAGGTTATAAGAGTCCTTATCAGATTCAAGAAAAATATAGAAATTAA
- a CDS encoding spore coat protein, with protein sequence MSIIVTGAAGFIGSNFVLNWLNNNNEKVIALDKLTYAGNLENLKSVENNPNYAFAQGDIGDSTLLAKLFQEHQPRAIVNFAAESHVDRSIHGPDDFMQTNIIGTYRLLEEVRSFFNTLSDDAKTQFRFLHVSTDEVYGTLSASDPAFKETNQYEPNSPYSASKAASDHLVRAWHHTYGLPVLTTNCSNNYGPYHFPEKLIPLCILKALQGQDLPIYGDGQQIRDWLYVVDHCKGIATVLEKGAIGETYNIGGWNEKANLDVVHTLCDLLDELQPREDGKSYKDQITFVKDRPGHDRRYAIDATKISNELGWKPEETFETGIRKTVQWYLDNQDWVANVQSGEYQHWLNKNYS encoded by the coding sequence ATGAGTATTATCGTCACCGGCGCAGCCGGCTTTATCGGCTCCAATTTTGTCCTCAATTGGTTAAACAACAACAATGAAAAAGTCATTGCCCTAGATAAGTTGACCTATGCGGGCAACCTCGAGAATTTAAAGTCAGTGGAAAACAACCCAAACTATGCTTTTGCGCAGGGTGACATTGGGGACTCAACATTACTAGCCAAACTATTTCAAGAACATCAACCCAGAGCCATTGTGAACTTTGCGGCGGAGAGTCACGTCGACCGATCCATTCACGGACCGGATGACTTTATGCAGACCAACATTATCGGCACCTATCGCTTGTTAGAGGAAGTCCGATCATTTTTTAATACGTTGAGCGATGATGCAAAAACACAATTCCGATTTCTGCATGTGTCAACAGATGAAGTGTACGGGACCTTAAGCGCAAGCGACCCGGCTTTTAAAGAAACGAACCAGTATGAACCCAATAGTCCTTATAGTGCGTCAAAGGCGGCGTCAGACCATTTGGTTCGTGCCTGGCACCACACCTATGGCTTACCTGTCTTAACAACCAATTGTTCCAATAACTACGGACCCTATCACTTCCCAGAAAAACTCATCCCTCTCTGTATCCTCAAAGCCCTGCAGGGCCAAGACCTACCGATCTATGGGGATGGCCAGCAGATCCGGGACTGGCTCTACGTGGTCGACCACTGCAAGGGCATTGCGACCGTGTTGGAGAAGGGCGCTATTGGCGAGACCTACAACATCGGTGGCTGGAACGAGAAGGCGAATTTAGATGTCGTGCATACCTTGTGTGACTTGCTTGACGAACTCCAACCCCGCGAGGATGGCAAGTCGTATAAAGACCAAATCACCTTCGTTAAAGACCGGCCTGGACACGACCGACGCTACGCGATTGACGCGACCAAGATTAGTAATGAGCTTGGCTGGAAACCGGAAGAGACCTTCGAGACCGGCATCCGTAAGACGGTCCAGTGGTACCTGGATAACCAGGACTGGGTCGCTAACGTTCAGTCGGGCGAGTACCAACACTGGCTCAATAAAAACTATTCATGA
- a CDS encoding phosphoheptose isomerase (catalyzes the isomerization of sedoheptulose 7-phosphate to D-glycero-D-manno-heptose 7-phosphate) translates to MNEIIKKHLEEHQAVLSTLELLAPQIDRVANNMIQALQDGKTIFWCGNGGSASDAQHLAGELVGRFVGDRKALKSISLNADSAVMTCIVNDYGYEHIFSRQVEGLGSEGDVLVGITTSGNSQNVLNALAVANQKQMTTIGLLGKGGGKASSLVSEAIVINSNTTARIQEMHITIGHILCDLIEEGLQLKA, encoded by the coding sequence ATGAACGAAATCATTAAAAAACACCTCGAAGAACACCAAGCTGTATTATCTACCCTTGAGTTATTAGCCCCACAAATAGATAGGGTGGCGAATAACATGATTCAAGCCTTACAGGATGGTAAGACCATCTTCTGGTGCGGTAATGGTGGCAGTGCGTCTGATGCACAACACTTAGCAGGCGAGTTGGTTGGTCGTTTCGTTGGGGATCGGAAAGCCCTCAAATCGATATCACTGAATGCAGACTCGGCGGTCATGACCTGCATTGTGAATGACTATGGCTATGAACACATCTTTTCACGCCAGGTAGAGGGTCTTGGTTCTGAGGGGGATGTGTTAGTAGGTATCACTACTTCGGGTAACAGTCAGAATGTGTTAAACGCTCTGGCAGTCGCCAACCAAAAACAGATGACCACGATTGGTTTATTAGGTAAGGGTGGGGGCAAGGCATCATCTTTAGTGAGTGAAGCGATTGTGATTAATTCAAACACCACCGCACGCATCCAGGAGATGCACATCACCATCGGCCATATTCTATGTGACCTCATTGAAGAAGGATTACAGTTAAAAGCATGA
- the tdh gene encoding L-threonine 3-dehydrogenase (converts threonine and NAD to 1,2-amino-3-oxobutanoate and NADH; functions in threonine catabolism) — protein MKALVKTKAEEGIWLQDMPEPECGNNDVIVKIHKTAICGTDIHIYNWDEWAQKTIPVPMITGHEYAGEIVEVGQNVTDLSVGDIVSGEGHITCGRCRNCLAGRIHLCPNTIGVGVNRTGAFAEYVSIPAKNIFKPSREITTDLLSVFDPYGNAVHTALSFNMVGEDVLITGAGPIGSMAALVAKHAGARNIVITDMNQFRLDLIKKILPEVITINVSKEKITKEMMAKLGIFEGFDVGLEMSGSPQAFSGMLDLMINGGNIAMLAIMPAGSGIDWDMVVFKGLTIKGIYGREIFETWYKGSMMVQTGLPLEKIITHRFSYQEFQDGFDVMRSGNSGKVILNWI, from the coding sequence ATGAAAGCCCTAGTCAAAACAAAAGCCGAAGAAGGCATTTGGCTTCAGGATATGCCTGAACCGGAATGTGGTAACAATGACGTCATAGTAAAAATCCACAAAACGGCCATATGTGGCACAGATATTCATATCTATAATTGGGATGAATGGGCTCAAAAAACAATTCCAGTTCCTATGATTACTGGCCATGAGTATGCTGGTGAGATTGTCGAAGTGGGTCAAAATGTCACTGACTTATCTGTGGGCGACATTGTATCTGGTGAAGGCCACATCACATGTGGGCGCTGCCGCAACTGTTTAGCAGGCAGAATTCATCTTTGTCCTAATACTATTGGTGTTGGCGTAAATCGTACAGGAGCATTCGCTGAGTATGTGTCTATTCCAGCCAAAAATATTTTTAAACCAAGTCGTGAAATCACTACTGATCTTCTATCTGTATTTGACCCCTATGGAAATGCAGTGCACACCGCCCTATCCTTTAATATGGTGGGTGAAGATGTTTTAATTACCGGAGCAGGTCCCATTGGAAGTATGGCAGCACTTGTTGCCAAACATGCGGGTGCGAGAAATATTGTTATTACCGACATGAACCAATTCCGTCTCGATCTGATTAAAAAAATATTACCAGAAGTAATTACCATCAATGTATCTAAGGAAAAAATCACAAAAGAGATGATGGCTAAACTGGGTATCTTTGAAGGGTTTGATGTTGGTCTAGAAATGTCAGGCTCTCCACAAGCATTCAGTGGAATGTTAGATCTCATGATTAACGGTGGGAATATTGCCATGCTAGCCATCATGCCTGCTGGCTCAGGAATTGATTGGGATATGGTGGTTTTTAAAGGCTTAACGATCAAGGGAATTTATGGACGTGAAATCTTTGAGACTTGGTATAAGGGATCTATGATGGTACAAACTGGCTTGCCTTTAGAAAAAATAATCACCCACCGATTCTCTTATCAAGAGTTTCAAGACGGTTTCGACGTCATGCGCTCTGGAAACTCTGGAAAAGTCATCTTAAACTGGATATAA
- a CDS encoding MarR family transcriptional regulator — protein sequence MTNFSNLLLKNQLCFALYSATNAVTRYYRFYLKEFGITYPQYLVLLVVWENEDTTVTASEIAKKLNLDAPTVTPIIKKLIDQGLIKKQRDKSDERLINISITKKGRDLEEKVALIQDKVACKTHLPKQDFDDLKQRLNELSQIMDISEEDRESLKLILCK from the coding sequence ATGACAAATTTTTCCAATTTACTTTTAAAAAACCAACTCTGCTTTGCACTATATTCTGCTACAAATGCAGTTACTCGATATTATCGGTTTTACCTAAAAGAATTTGGCATTACCTATCCTCAATACCTTGTTTTATTGGTTGTGTGGGAAAATGAAGATACGACAGTTACTGCTAGTGAAATTGCAAAAAAACTCAATCTTGATGCACCAACAGTTACACCAATAATTAAGAAGCTTATCGATCAAGGTTTGATCAAGAAACAAAGAGATAAGTCTGATGAAAGATTAATAAATATATCAATAACAAAAAAAGGTCGAGACCTCGAGGAGAAAGTAGCTTTAATTCAAGATAAAGTTGCTTGTAAAACACATCTACCAAAACAAGATTTTGATGATTTAAAACAAAGACTTAATGAGTTATCACAAATTATGGATATTAGCGAAGAGGATCGTGAATCTTTAAAACTAATATTGTGTAAATAA
- a CDS encoding RnfH, whose product MSDDHILIEVAFASPSKQLIIPINVKNGTTAREAIIKSGIKKEFPEINIDSDPIGIFGKHITYDQTLREKDRVEIYRPLIADPKEIRRQRAEQGKKMKKGGGNNEEDSSKA is encoded by the coding sequence ATGAGTGACGATCATATTCTGATAGAGGTTGCATTTGCATCTCCAAGCAAACAATTAATAATTCCTATTAATGTTAAAAATGGAACAACGGCAAGGGAAGCTATTATTAAGTCTGGGATAAAAAAAGAATTTCCAGAAATAAATATTGATAGTGACCCTATTGGTATCTTTGGAAAACATATCACTTACGATCAAACATTAAGGGAGAAGGATCGAGTCGAAATCTACCGTCCTCTGATAGCCGACCCCAAAGAGATTCGAAGACAAAGGGCGGAACAAGGTAAAAAAATGAAAAAAGGCGGAGGAAATAATGAAGAGGACTCCTCAAAAGCCTAA
- a CDS encoding cyclase produces MMIINKSAFVFFNQKKIFQLVDDVEHYPDFLPWCGGSKVIKRTEEITEATIEINFKGVKQSFTTRNVKKPFEVMEINLVDGPFKKLTGLWKFADIDKNSCKIELSLIYEFDNLILEKLIGPIFNIIANTFIDEFIKEANKRFNE; encoded by the coding sequence ATAATGATTATTAATAAAAGTGCTTTCGTATTTTTTAACCAAAAAAAAATTTTTCAACTTGTTGACGATGTTGAACATTACCCTGACTTTTTGCCCTGGTGCGGCGGAAGCAAGGTAATCAAGAGAACAGAAGAGATAACTGAAGCTACGATTGAAATTAATTTCAAAGGTGTAAAGCAGTCTTTCACAACCAGAAACGTGAAAAAACCTTTTGAAGTAATGGAGATAAACTTGGTTGACGGGCCATTTAAAAAATTAACAGGATTATGGAAGTTTGCTGATATTGATAAAAATAGTTGCAAAATTGAGCTTAGTTTAATTTACGAATTTGATAATTTGATTCTTGAGAAGTTAATTGGACCAATTTTTAATATAATAGCTAATACATTTATTGATGAATTCATAAAAGAGGCTAATAAACGATTTAATGAGTGA
- a CDS encoding O-acetylhomoserine aminocarboxypropyltransferase (catalyzes the formation of L-methionine and acetate from O-acetyl-L-homoserine and methanethiol), whose amino-acid sequence MNLESIALHSGYTSESTTKAATTPIYQTTSFTFDNTQHGADLFDLKVEGNIYSRIMNPTNAVLEQRIAEMEGGIGALALASGMAAITYSIQCITRAGDNIISANQLYGGTFNLFAHTFPQQGIEVKMVDASDFDLIELSIDDKTKAIYCESIGNPLGNVVDIENLAKIAHKHGIPLIVDNTVPTPYLCKPIDFGADIVVHSLTKYIGGHGTTVGGIIVDSGKFDWAKNKERFPMLNEPDPSYHGVVYTEALGPAAFIGRCRVVPLRNTGSALSAFSAFQILQGLETLGLRIERHCENAQALAEYLKSHASVNWVNYAGLATDKYHDVCKKISKGKASGIVSFGVKGGLEAGAKFIDALQMILRLVNIGDAKSLACHPASTTHRQLNPTELKSAGVSEDMVRISVGIEHIEDIIADIDQALKASQG is encoded by the coding sequence ATGAACTTAGAAAGCATAGCACTGCACTCCGGGTACACATCAGAATCTACCACCAAAGCAGCCACAACTCCAATCTATCAGACAACATCATTTACCTTCGATAACACACAACATGGAGCCGACCTCTTTGATCTAAAAGTTGAAGGTAATATTTATTCAAGAATTATGAATCCAACCAATGCTGTTTTAGAGCAGAGAATTGCTGAAATGGAAGGAGGCATTGGTGCATTGGCCTTGGCTTCAGGAATGGCAGCTATTACTTATTCAATCCAGTGCATCACTAGAGCTGGAGATAATATCATTAGTGCTAATCAGCTGTATGGAGGGACATTTAACTTATTTGCACACACATTTCCTCAGCAGGGCATTGAGGTAAAGATGGTTGATGCTTCTGATTTTGACTTAATAGAACTATCTATTGATGACAAAACGAAGGCTATTTATTGTGAATCGATTGGTAATCCACTAGGCAATGTGGTTGATATTGAGAACTTAGCAAAAATTGCTCACAAGCATGGGATACCCTTAATTGTTGATAACACAGTCCCGACTCCGTATTTATGTAAACCTATAGATTTTGGTGCAGACATTGTTGTTCATTCATTAACAAAATATATAGGTGGCCATGGAACAACGGTGGGGGGGATAATTGTTGATTCAGGAAAATTTGATTGGGCAAAAAATAAAGAAAGATTTCCAATGTTGAATGAGCCTGATCCTTCATACCATGGGGTTGTTTACACTGAGGCGTTGGGTCCCGCAGCATTCATTGGAAGATGTCGGGTTGTGCCATTAAGAAATACCGGGTCAGCGCTGTCAGCCTTTAGTGCATTTCAGATTCTTCAGGGACTAGAGACGCTAGGTTTGAGGATTGAAAGACACTGTGAAAATGCCCAAGCATTAGCAGAATATTTAAAAAGTCATGCAAGTGTAAATTGGGTTAATTATGCAGGACTTGCCACAGATAAGTATCATGATGTTTGTAAAAAAATCTCAAAAGGAAAGGCCTCAGGTATTGTCAGCTTTGGTGTGAAGGGAGGCCTGGAGGCTGGAGCAAAGTTTATTGATGCCCTGCAAATGATTCTTCGTTTAGTGAATATTGGGGATGCAAAATCATTGGCATGTCACCCTGCATCTACCACGCATCGACAACTTAACCCTACGGAGTTGAAAAGCGCAGGTGTTTCGGAAGATATGGTCAGAATTTCTGTAGGTATTGAACATATAGAGGATATTATTGCGGATATAGATCAAGCTTTAAAAGCGTCTCAGGGATAG
- a CDS encoding 2-amino-3-ketobutyrate CoA ligase (catalyzes the formation of 2-amino-3-oxobutanoate from acetyl-CoA and glycine): protein MSFETLKESFQTDLQDIKDSGLWKNERFIDSDQKSKITLQDGSSVINMCANNYLGLANNQEIIQAAKESLDRWGFGVASVRFICGTQTLHKRLEEEVSKFLGTEDTILYAACFDANAGLFETLLNNEDAIISDELNHASIIDGVRLCKAQRYRYKNNDMQDLRAKLEEAKKNKARRILITTDGVFSMDGTIAKLDEICDLADEFGAMVHHDDCHATGFMGKQGKGVHEYRNVMDRVDIITSTFGKALGGASGGFTSGRAEIIDMLRQRSRPYLFSNSLAPNICAASLKVFEMLNQSTDLRDKLEKNTHYFRKGMQEQGFDVDNGDHPIVPIMLGDSVLAQKMSQELLKLGVYAIGFFYPVVPQGKARIRTQLSAAHSFEDLDIAITAFSKAREAVS from the coding sequence ATGAGCTTCGAAACACTAAAAGAATCCTTTCAAACAGATCTTCAAGATATTAAAGATTCAGGATTATGGAAAAACGAACGATTTATTGATTCGGATCAAAAAAGCAAAATCACACTTCAAGATGGATCTTCCGTCATCAACATGTGCGCGAATAACTATCTTGGATTAGCTAATAATCAAGAGATCATTCAAGCCGCGAAAGAAAGCCTAGATCGTTGGGGGTTTGGTGTTGCTTCTGTTAGATTTATTTGTGGAACACAAACCCTGCATAAAAGATTAGAAGAAGAGGTGTCAAAATTTCTTGGTACTGAAGATACTATTTTGTATGCAGCCTGTTTCGACGCTAATGCCGGGTTATTTGAAACTTTATTAAATAATGAAGATGCCATTATTTCTGATGAATTAAACCATGCCTCCATTATTGATGGTGTTCGCTTATGTAAAGCTCAACGTTATCGTTACAAGAATAACGATATGCAAGACTTAAGAGCAAAGCTTGAGGAAGCCAAAAAAAATAAAGCGCGACGTATTTTAATTACCACCGACGGTGTATTTTCAATGGATGGCACGATTGCCAAACTCGATGAGATTTGTGATCTTGCTGATGAATTTGGTGCTATGGTTCATCATGATGATTGTCATGCCACAGGCTTTATGGGCAAGCAAGGTAAAGGCGTGCATGAGTATCGCAATGTCATGGATCGTGTAGATATCATCACCAGCACCTTTGGGAAAGCACTTGGTGGAGCATCCGGTGGATTCACGTCAGGTCGGGCAGAAATTATTGATATGCTCAGACAACGGTCTAGACCTTACCTCTTTTCTAATTCCCTAGCACCTAACATTTGTGCCGCCTCCCTAAAAGTATTTGAAATGCTTAACCAATCAACTGATTTAAGAGATAAGTTAGAAAAAAATACTCACTATTTTAGAAAAGGCATGCAGGAGCAAGGTTTTGATGTGGATAATGGTGATCATCCAATTGTCCCAATCATGCTTGGTGATTCTGTCCTTGCGCAAAAAATGAGTCAAGAATTACTGAAACTTGGTGTGTATGCGATTGGCTTCTTTTACCCGGTTGTTCCTCAAGGTAAAGCCAGGATTCGAACTCAGCTGTCTGCTGCACATAGTTTTGAAGACCTTGATATTGCTATAACTGCATTTAGCAAAGCCAGAGAAGCTGTTTCTTAA
- a CDS encoding phosphate starvation-inducible protein PhoH encodes MKDHFKDLITYAEKILLIIVAIATLCAALLEIKNMFLNMNVTLAELLLLFIYSEILGMVAVFCKSNRIPISIPMYIAITALCRLIILKGNQSDPTNILIEAGAILLIAIAILVINYRPTNKLLDE; translated from the coding sequence GTGAAAGATCATTTTAAAGATTTAATAACTTACGCCGAAAAGATTCTTCTTATAATCGTCGCTATCGCAACATTGTGTGCAGCTCTTTTAGAAATTAAAAATATGTTTCTAAATATGAACGTTACTCTTGCTGAGTTACTTTTATTATTTATTTACTCCGAAATTTTAGGAATGGTAGCTGTATTTTGTAAAAGCAATAGAATTCCAATTTCTATACCTATGTACATTGCTATTACTGCGCTTTGTCGACTTATAATTCTAAAAGGCAATCAGTCGGATCCAACAAATATATTAATTGAGGCTGGAGCAATCTTACTTATTGCCATAGCAATTCTAGTAATTAATTATCGCCCAACCAATAAGCTATTAGATGAATGA
- a CDS encoding alcohol dehydrogenase produces MQSRILRINQGGGFDSVSITTSDIPAINEHQILVKIKASSLNYHDYAVVSGMWGPTEDRIPMSDGAGEIVAIGTNVKNFKVGDHVVSTFFPDWDKGEPIYSDFKTVPGDGVDGYARDYVAVDENFFTKAPKLWTHLESSTLTTAALTAWRALFEDTQITKNDTILIQGTGGVSIYALQFAKMIGARVVATSSSDDKIKRLYEFGADYCINYKKNPEWGNAVLDWTNGQGVDYVVDVGGPNTINHSLTACKVNGHISFIGILSGLDGKLDMINLLLKQIKIQGVLVGNRQHQLNMINAINQYQFKPVIDKVFPFESLIDAFKHQESNQHFGKICIQY; encoded by the coding sequence ATGCAGTCAAGAATTTTACGAATAAATCAAGGTGGTGGTTTTGATTCGGTATCTATTACAACAAGTGATATTCCAGCTATCAATGAGCACCAGATTCTAGTCAAAATTAAAGCCTCATCATTAAATTACCATGACTATGCTGTTGTGTCCGGAATGTGGGGACCAACAGAGGACAGAATTCCAATGTCAGATGGGGCGGGGGAAATTGTTGCCATCGGGACCAATGTAAAAAATTTCAAAGTGGGCGATCATGTGGTTAGTACCTTTTTCCCTGATTGGGATAAAGGTGAGCCAATTTATTCAGACTTTAAAACAGTTCCTGGGGATGGTGTTGATGGCTATGCTCGTGATTATGTTGCAGTGGATGAAAATTTTTTTACCAAGGCTCCAAAACTTTGGACACATCTTGAGTCTTCAACATTAACTACAGCCGCTTTAACGGCCTGGCGTGCCTTGTTCGAGGATACACAAATTACAAAAAATGACACCATTCTTATTCAAGGTACCGGCGGGGTATCTATCTATGCTTTACAGTTTGCCAAGATGATTGGAGCAAGAGTTGTTGCAACCAGCTCTAGTGATGACAAAATAAAAAGACTGTATGAGTTTGGTGCTGATTATTGCATCAATTATAAAAAAAACCCTGAATGGGGCAATGCTGTTTTAGATTGGACTAACGGTCAAGGAGTTGATTATGTTGTTGATGTTGGAGGTCCAAACACCATCAACCATTCATTGACGGCTTGTAAAGTGAATGGCCATATTTCCTTTATTGGTATTTTAAGCGGCCTCGATGGAAAATTAGACATGATCAATTTGCTTCTAAAACAGATTAAAATTCAGGGAGTTCTGGTTGGAAACCGTCAGCATCAGCTGAATATGATTAATGCCATCAATCAATATCAATTTAAGCCAGTTATTGACAAGGTGTTCCCATTTGAAAGTTTGATTGATGCCTTCAAACATCAAGAATCCAATCAACATTTTGGTAAAATTTGTATCCAATATTAG
- a CDS encoding SsrA-binding protein has translation MTIITNKKAFHDYFIEEKYEAGIVLEGWEVKAIRDNRINIKESYVIIQRGEIYLLGCHITPLGAASTHIRPDAIRTRKLLLKGQEIVKLIGKVERSGFTLVPLDFHFSKGKIKVQVGLAKGKKQYDKRQTEKEKDWQREKERILRSTNKQA, from the coding sequence ATGACAATCATCACTAATAAAAAAGCTTTCCATGATTACTTCATCGAAGAGAAATATGAGGCAGGTATTGTTTTAGAAGGTTGGGAAGTGAAGGCAATACGAGACAATCGGATTAATATCAAAGAATCCTATGTCATTATTCAAAGAGGTGAAATATATTTATTAGGTTGCCATATTACACCCTTAGGAGCCGCCTCAACCCATATCAGACCGGATGCGATTCGCACTAGAAAGCTTCTTTTAAAGGGTCAGGAGATCGTCAAACTCATTGGTAAAGTGGAACGATCAGGCTTTACTCTAGTCCCACTAGACTTTCATTTTTCCAAAGGAAAAATAAAGGTTCAGGTCGGTTTGGCAAAGGGCAAGAAGCAATACGATAAACGTCAAACAGAAAAAGAAAAAGATTGGCAGCGTGAAAAAGAACGTATTTTACGATCTACCAATAAACAAGCATAG
- a CDS encoding adenylylsulfate kinase, producing MDKNIKFQQFALTQIERAKIKHQTPVCLWMTGLSGAGKSTLANALEQELNKKGKHTYILDGDNLRHGLNSDLGFSKADRNENVRRAAEAAKLIVDAGLIVIAGLISPFKQERDWARSLFKDNQFKEIYISTSLQECEQRDVKGLYQKARRGEVKEFTGIDSPYEPPENPDVIIDTQNKSISECVQLILEKVNLT from the coding sequence ATGGATAAGAATATCAAATTCCAACAGTTCGCTTTGACGCAAATCGAGCGGGCCAAGATCAAACACCAGACACCTGTGTGCCTGTGGATGACCGGACTCTCCGGGGCGGGTAAGTCAACGCTAGCCAATGCATTAGAGCAGGAGCTGAACAAAAAAGGGAAACACACTTATATCCTCGATGGTGATAATCTGCGCCACGGACTCAATTCAGATTTAGGGTTTAGTAAAGCAGACCGTAATGAGAATGTGAGGCGTGCAGCCGAGGCAGCCAAACTCATAGTCGATGCCGGACTGATTGTGATTGCAGGTTTAATCTCACCGTTTAAACAAGAGCGTGACTGGGCACGTAGTCTTTTTAAAGATAATCAATTTAAAGAGATCTATATCTCAACTTCTTTACAAGAATGCGAACAGCGTGATGTAAAAGGTTTATATCAAAAAGCACGACGGGGTGAGGTTAAAGAATTTACTGGTATTGATTCTCCCTATGAGCCACCCGAAAATCCAGACGTCATCATCGACACCCAAAATAAATCGATCAGTGAATGTGTGCAGCTGATCTTAGAGAAAGTTAATCTCACTTGA